A section of the Erwinia sp. E602 genome encodes:
- the hpxO gene encoding FAD-dependent urate hydroxylase HpxO → MKALVIGASIGGISAAAALAQAGIDCEIFEAVAEIKPVGAAISVWPNGVKCLQHLGMGALIETFGGPLRHIAYRDGFRGSVLTEFSLGPLTERVGARPCPIARADLQREMLNFWGRERVQFGKRVVRVEEQGEQVTAWFSDGSHASGDLLIAADGSRSAIRPTVLGRTPPRRYAGYVNWNGLVTVDTAIAAADGWTTFVGDGKRVSVMPVSGNRFYFFFDVPLPAGLAEDRSSLRDDLRRYFAGWAAPVQRLIAALDPKTTNRIEIHDIDPFERLVRGRIALLGDAGHSTTPDIGQGGCAAMEDAVVLGQAFQQHTTVADALAWYEAQRVERVQDLVLKARKRCDVTHGKDRQLTDAWYRELAQESGERIINGLCDTIQGGPLG, encoded by the coding sequence ATGAAAGCACTGGTGATTGGCGCCAGCATTGGCGGTATTAGCGCGGCGGCCGCGCTGGCACAGGCGGGTATCGACTGTGAGATCTTCGAAGCGGTAGCGGAGATTAAACCGGTCGGGGCGGCCATCTCGGTATGGCCGAACGGCGTGAAGTGCCTGCAGCACCTGGGGATGGGCGCGCTGATAGAGACCTTTGGCGGCCCGCTGCGGCATATTGCCTACCGGGACGGCTTTCGCGGCAGCGTGCTGACCGAATTCAGCCTGGGCCCGCTGACCGAACGGGTGGGTGCCCGCCCCTGTCCCATCGCCCGCGCCGACCTGCAGCGTGAAATGCTGAATTTCTGGGGCCGCGAACGGGTGCAGTTTGGCAAACGGGTGGTGCGCGTTGAGGAGCAGGGCGAACAGGTTACCGCCTGGTTCAGCGACGGCAGCCACGCCAGCGGTGATCTGCTGATCGCCGCCGACGGCAGCCGTTCGGCGATCCGCCCGACGGTGCTCGGCCGCACCCCGCCGCGCCGCTACGCCGGTTACGTTAACTGGAACGGGCTGGTGACCGTCGATACCGCGATCGCGGCGGCCGACGGCTGGACCACCTTCGTCGGTGACGGTAAGCGCGTGTCGGTGATGCCGGTCTCCGGCAACCGCTTCTACTTCTTTTTTGACGTGCCGCTGCCCGCCGGGCTGGCGGAAGACCGCAGCAGCCTGCGTGACGATCTGCGCCGCTACTTCGCCGGCTGGGCCGCGCCGGTGCAGCGGCTGATCGCCGCGCTGGATCCGAAGACCACCAACCGCATTGAGATCCACGATATCGACCCGTTTGAGCGGCTGGTGCGGGGACGCATCGCGCTGCTGGGTGACGCCGGCCACAGCACCACGCCGGATATCGGCCAGGGCGGCTGTGCGGCGATGGAGGATGCGGTGGTGCTGGGTCAGGCGTTTCAGCAGCATACGACAGTCGCCGACGCGCTGGCCTGGTACGAGGCGCAGCGTGTCGAACGGGTGCAGGACCTGGTGCTGAAAGCGCGCAAACGCTGCGACGTCACCCACGGCAAAGATCGCCAGCTGACCGACGCCTGGTATCGCGAACTGGCGCAGGAGAGCGGCGAACGGATTATCAACGGACTCTGCGACACCATCCAGGGCGGGCCGCTGGGCTAA
- the uraD gene encoding 2-oxo-4-hydroxy-4-carboxy-5-ureidoimidazoline decarboxylase, giving the protein MVTLGQFNQLSQADAVTLLTPCVAIPAWVSELVAGRPYARRHQLLERAQLAASRWQQAELQQALSAHPRIGEKPAGADEHHALSRQEQAGVDAANAPLAEALRHENARYEAHFGHVFLIRARGRSGEQMLQELRRRLHNSPAQETAEALAQLSEITLIRLEGVISA; this is encoded by the coding sequence ATGGTCACACTCGGTCAGTTTAATCAGCTGTCGCAGGCGGACGCGGTCACACTGCTGACCCCGTGCGTGGCGATCCCGGCGTGGGTCAGCGAGCTGGTCGCCGGCCGTCCTTACGCCCGGCGGCACCAGCTGCTGGAACGGGCGCAGCTGGCGGCCAGCCGCTGGCAGCAGGCGGAGCTGCAGCAGGCGCTCAGCGCGCACCCGCGCATCGGTGAAAAACCGGCAGGCGCGGATGAACACCACGCGCTGTCCAGGCAGGAGCAGGCGGGGGTGGATGCGGCGAACGCGCCGCTGGCCGAGGCGCTGCGCCATGAGAATGCCCGCTATGAGGCGCACTTTGGCCATGTCTTTCTGATCCGCGCCCGCGGGCGCAGCGGCGAACAGATGCTGCAGGAGCTGCGGCGTCGCCTGCACAACAGCCCGGCGCAGGAGACCGCCGAAGCGCTGGCCCAGTTAAGTGAGATAACCCTGATCCGTCTGGAAGGAGTCATTAGCGCATGA
- the uraH gene encoding hydroxyisourate hydrolase codes for MSSISSHILDISTGRPAAGVRVRLERYQPEGYSLIGSEQTDDNGRIARFCAQELPPGRYRLTAETGAWFAQRDISTPFVQAQLEVMLEAGQGHYHLPFVIAPGGWSTYRGS; via the coding sequence ATGAGCAGCATCAGCAGTCATATTCTGGATATTTCCACCGGACGGCCCGCCGCCGGCGTCAGGGTCCGGCTGGAGCGCTATCAGCCGGAGGGCTACAGCCTGATCGGCAGCGAACAGACCGACGACAACGGGCGCATTGCCCGTTTCTGCGCGCAGGAACTGCCGCCGGGCCGCTACCGGCTGACGGCGGAAACCGGCGCGTGGTTTGCTCAGCGTGATATCAGCACGCCGTTTGTGCAGGCGCAGCTCGAAGTGATGCTGGAGGCCGGGCAGGGCCACTATCACCTGCCGTTTGTCATCGCCCCCGGCGGCTGGTCGACCTACCGCGGCAGCTGA